One region of Dysidea avara chromosome 1, odDysAvar1.4, whole genome shotgun sequence genomic DNA includes:
- the LOC136258885 gene encoding uncharacterized protein, with product MAGQRLQNLEKRLSRQPEIAEEHTRIIGEHIKKRYITKLPPVEDDKIVKWYFPHFPVIRKDRSTTKVWIVFDASARYNDIALNDVIHQGPKLQNDLFDVLIRFQRYIVALSCDDMACHRFLWRDMNMKQKPEEYEFNHLEFGINSSPFLAQFVSQFQFAIVLNNKQLILTSKYGKRVNSS from the exons ATGGCAGGACAGAGACTACAAAATTTGGAGAAGAGATTGTCTAGGCAACCTGAAATTGCTGAAGAACATACCAGAATTATTGGTGAACACATTAAGAAGAGATATATTACTAAGTTACCTCCAGTGGAAGATGATAAGATTGTCAAATGGTACTTCCCTCATTTTCCAGTCATAAGGAAGGACAGGTCAACTACGAAGGTATGGATTGTATTTGATGCATCAGCTCGATATAATGATATTGCTTTAAATGATGTTATTCACCAAGGACCTAAGTTGCAAAATGACCTATTTGATGTCTTAATTCGTTTTCAAAGGTATATAGTAGCTCTGAGTTGTGATGATATGGCCTGTCATCGGTTCTTATGGAGAGATATGAATATGAAACAAAAACCAGAAGAATATGAGTTCAATCATCTAGAATTTGGAATAAATTCATCACCTTTCCTAGCTCAATTTGTTTCCCAGTTCCAGTTTGCTATCG TCCTCAACAATAAACAGCTTATTCTTACATCCAAATATGGAAAAAGAGTCAACAGTTCTTAG